From the genome of Scytonema hofmannii PCC 7110, one region includes:
- a CDS encoding cation:proton antiporter — protein sequence MSNFELILRLLLQLTVILAACRIVTVIGRRYLGQTDVVCEMIAGVMLGPSLFGAIAPSIQQWLFPKVPIILATGEKIPNPSMSILFAISQIGLVVYMFLIGLEFNTEIIKQRLKSAGLVSVAGILVPFCLGSIAAFFLVNRGDLFKQGVSPWAAALYLGASMSITAFPMLARMLYERGIAKTHFGTLALAAGSIDDATAWCLLAIVLASIHTNTSIAAFAIGGGIAYVLMTTFVARPALTIFNKMVKRDGELTVQTLTLVFTLLMFCSWITDAVGIYAVFGAFIIGTAMPRGEFAEQLRERTEFLTTSLLLPIFFVFSGLNTQIGLVNTPILWAITALIVAIAIFGKGIACMLAAKLAGENWRESATIGALMNARGLMELIILNIGLEQGIITPTLFTIMVIMAIVTTLMTSPLVNFLLHGTTYDKSQMI from the coding sequence ATGTCAAATTTTGAGCTAATTTTAAGGCTATTACTGCAGTTAACAGTAATTTTAGCCGCTTGTCGCATTGTCACGGTTATTGGGCGGCGCTACCTAGGGCAAACGGATGTTGTCTGCGAAATGATCGCAGGTGTTATGTTGGGACCATCGCTTTTTGGTGCGATCGCACCCAGCATACAGCAATGGTTGTTTCCTAAAGTTCCCATCATACTTGCCACTGGAGAAAAAATTCCCAACCCATCAATGTCAATTCTCTTTGCTATCAGTCAAATTGGGTTGGTTGTCTATATGTTTTTAATTGGTTTGGAATTTAACACTGAAATTATTAAGCAAAGGCTCAAGAGTGCAGGTTTAGTTTCTGTAGCGGGGATACTTGTGCCATTTTGCTTGGGCAGTATAGCTGCTTTCTTCCTTGTTAATAGGGGCGATTTATTTAAACAAGGTGTCAGCCCTTGGGCTGCAGCACTATACTTAGGTGCTTCCATGTCAATCACGGCATTTCCCATGTTAGCCCGAATGCTCTACGAACGTGGTATTGCGAAAACTCATTTTGGAACTTTGGCATTAGCCGCTGGTTCCATTGATGATGCAACAGCATGGTGTTTGCTAGCTATTGTATTAGCAAGTATTCACACCAACACAAGTATTGCAGCGTTTGCCATTGGTGGTGGTATTGCTTACGTACTAATGACAACTTTTGTGGCAAGACCTGCGCTCACTATCTTTAATAAGATGGTAAAACGAGATGGTGAATTGACCGTTCAAACTCTAACTTTAGTATTTACACTCTTGATGTTTTGTTCTTGGATCACCGATGCAGTTGGTATTTATGCAGTCTTTGGTGCATTTATTATCGGAACAGCAATGCCAAGAGGTGAGTTTGCAGAACAACTTCGCGAACGCACGGAATTTTTGACCACCTCTCTTTTATTGCCTATATTTTTTGTGTTTTCTGGACTTAACACTCAAATTGGATTGGTTAATACACCGATTCTTTGGGCAATAACAGCTTTAATTGTGGCAATTGCTATTTTTGGTAAAGGTATTGCTTGTATGCTAGCTGCAAAATTGGCAGGTGAAAATTGGCGCGAATCAGCCACTATTGGTGCTTTGATGAATGCACGAGGTTTGATGGAATTAATTATCCTGAATATTGGGTTGGAACAAGGTATAATTACCCCAACTTTATTCACAATTATGGTGATAATGGCAATTGTCACTACACTCATGACATCACCATTAGTTAACTTTTTGTTGCATGGAACAACTTATGATAAATCTCAAATGATATAG
- a CDS encoding GDSL-type esterase/lipase family protein, producing the protein MQIFKARSPMHLSVVPKLCQPLKIVALGDSLVYGFGDPEGGGWVERLRRSWMSPDSPGHVLYNLGVRGDRTQQVAHRLEAEFRHRGELRNQVPDLIILSVGVNDSARLSRPNGRNFTDFAVFESEIAVLLDLAQQLCPVLFVGMMPVDEAKMPFLDCFYFNHTDQHRYKEATKVACIERGIPYLDIFEQWMEQGEAWRLKRVSADGLHPNTLGYKTLLEDVMSWEAMSEYNSISDYQLAR; encoded by the coding sequence ATGCAGATATTTAAAGCACGTTCCCCAATGCATCTGTCAGTTGTACCGAAACTCTGTCAGCCCTTGAAAATCGTAGCGCTAGGAGATAGTTTAGTTTATGGATTTGGCGACCCAGAAGGAGGAGGTTGGGTTGAGCGACTGCGGCGGAGTTGGATGTCACCCGACAGTCCGGGTCACGTTCTTTATAATTTGGGAGTAAGGGGCGATCGCACCCAGCAAGTAGCCCACAGATTAGAAGCCGAGTTTCGCCATCGTGGTGAACTGCGAAACCAAGTTCCCGACTTGATTATTTTATCGGTAGGAGTCAATGATTCAGCGCGGTTAAGTCGTCCTAATGGACGGAATTTTACAGACTTTGCCGTTTTTGAATCAGAAATTGCTGTTTTACTCGATCTAGCACAGCAACTATGCCCGGTTTTATTTGTAGGAATGATGCCAGTCGATGAAGCTAAGATGCCTTTTCTTGACTGCTTCTACTTCAATCATACCGATCAACACCGTTACAAAGAAGCTACTAAAGTTGCTTGTATTGAACGGGGTATTCCCTATCTCGATATTTTCGAGCAATGGATGGAACAAGGTGAAGCTTGGAGGCTGAAGCGAGTCAGTGCTGATGGTCTCCATCCTAATACCTTAGGATATAAGACCTTGTTAGAAGATGTTATGAGTTGGGAAGCGATGAGTGAGTACAATTCTATTTCTGACTACCAACTTGCTCGTTAA
- a CDS encoding glycosyltransferase yields MEKSISIIMTVYNRERYLASAIKSVLIQTCPDFELLIWDDGSTDRSVEIARYFAQIDPRVRVVTADHQGRARSLKAAIAQTTCPYFGWVDSDDLLAPTALEETLAVLADSPEIGLVYTDYQVINERNKIMGYGQRCRIPYSKEQLLVDFMIFHFRLLRRSVYEQGGGINEQFELAQDYDLCLRLSEVTEIEHLAKPLYYYRRHSESASHQKRVEQILAARDAINFALVRRGLNERYELDVEIVGRYSLRPKA; encoded by the coding sequence ATGGAAAAATCGATTTCTATCATCATGACGGTCTACAATCGGGAGCGCTATCTTGCCTCCGCAATTAAGAGTGTCTTAATACAAACTTGCCCCGACTTTGAACTGTTAATTTGGGATGATGGTTCCACTGACCGTTCTGTTGAAATCGCTCGTTATTTTGCTCAAATTGACCCACGGGTGCGTGTAGTAACAGCAGATCATCAAGGGCGAGCACGCTCTTTGAAGGCGGCGATCGCACAAACAACTTGTCCCTACTTTGGGTGGGTAGACAGTGATGACTTATTGGCACCGACTGCCTTAGAGGAAACGCTTGCTGTGTTGGCTGATAGTCCAGAAATTGGACTGGTCTACACCGACTATCAGGTCATCAATGAACGCAACAAAATCATGGGATACGGACAGCGCTGTCGCATTCCCTATTCTAAAGAGCAATTGTTGGTTGATTTCATGATTTTCCACTTCCGACTGCTGCGTCGATCTGTCTACGAGCAAGGGGGCGGAATCAACGAGCAATTTGAACTAGCTCAAGACTATGACTTGTGTTTGCGACTATCTGAAGTGACGGAGATAGAACACTTAGCAAAACCCCTCTACTACTATCGGCGACACTCTGAGAGTGCGTCCCATCAAAAGCGGGTCGAGCAAATACTGGCAGCAAGGGATGCGATAAACTTTGCTCTAGTGCGTCGGGGGCTGAACGAGCGTTATGAATTAGATGTAGAAATTGTGGGACGGTACAGCTTGCGTCCAAAAGCGTAA
- a CDS encoding cation:proton antiporter has product MHTVVLVLLEVLIVIGLSRLVGLAFRWINQPLVIGEIVAGILLGPSFFGLVAPGLAATLFPPETVPFLNVLSQVGLIFFMFLIGLELNPKYLSGNLEVAILTSHVSILMPFSLGTLLAVLLYPLVSNGSVSFTAFALFLGAAMSITAFPVLARIITENNLQGTRLGTLALTCAAVDDVTAWCLLAVAIAVANTGSFAKAIPTILYSLVYIGFMVTVGRSFLERFAIYYRRSGRLSQLVLALIYMGVVASALITELIGIHLIFGAFLLGAIMPKNAELVKELAIKTEDFVLIFLLPVFFAYSGLRTEIGLLNSPELWLLSLTVLGVAIAGKYIGTYVAARVSGIENREASALGWLMNTRGLTELIVLNIGLSLGVISPLLFTMLVIMALVTTFMTSPLLEMTYPKKLMMLDVLEPESEEVTSDRDTTTDDIYPISYRILVPVANPGTQKGLVQLAVAIAMNSRQSAVVHPLSLIQLQEDYAFESTPVEAEKLITQRRYQLEELIERLEPSASRSYVHPIVRVSNNVARETSQIALLEQANLILVGWHRPAFSKNRLGGRVGQILLTAPVDVAVFVDRGEERLERLLVPYSANIHDDLALVLALRLLVNSDTRRLQILQVVGNQQVKNELSNELRNIMEQLPRSVRDRVDIKVVEIAEPIQAVVAASESVDLTIAGTSRAWGIERQTLGRYTDELAIECRSSLLITRRYNQVTSHLGPILATEVTSDQ; this is encoded by the coding sequence ATGCACACAGTTGTTCTCGTTCTACTTGAGGTACTGATTGTTATTGGGCTGTCCAGACTGGTGGGGCTTGCCTTCCGGTGGATTAACCAACCACTTGTTATCGGCGAAATTGTAGCCGGGATTCTTCTCGGTCCGTCTTTTTTTGGTTTGGTTGCTCCGGGGTTAGCAGCTACCTTATTTCCACCAGAGACAGTTCCTTTCCTAAACGTACTATCTCAGGTTGGACTCATCTTTTTCATGTTTCTAATTGGATTAGAACTGAATCCCAAATACCTTAGCGGTAATCTAGAAGTGGCAATCTTGACATCTCACGTCAGTATTTTAATGCCGTTTTCTCTCGGAACGTTGCTTGCAGTACTTCTCTATCCTTTGGTTTCTAATGGTAGTGTTTCGTTTACCGCTTTTGCCCTATTTTTGGGCGCAGCCATGTCAATTACTGCATTTCCCGTACTAGCCCGAATCATCACTGAGAATAATCTACAGGGAACTCGTTTGGGGACTTTGGCATTAACATGTGCTGCAGTTGATGATGTCACCGCTTGGTGCTTGTTGGCAGTTGCGATCGCAGTGGCAAATACTGGTAGCTTTGCCAAAGCTATCCCCACAATCCTCTATTCTCTCGTGTATATTGGCTTCATGGTGACCGTGGGGCGGTCTTTCCTAGAGCGTTTTGCCATCTACTACCGCCGCTCCGGACGTCTCAGTCAATTGGTTCTGGCTTTAATCTACATGGGAGTTGTTGCGTCTGCTCTGATTACAGAACTCATTGGCATCCACTTGATATTTGGAGCATTTTTGTTAGGAGCAATCATGCCCAAAAATGCCGAGCTTGTCAAAGAATTAGCAATCAAAACCGAAGATTTTGTTTTAATCTTCTTGCTACCAGTGTTTTTTGCTTATAGCGGTTTGCGAACGGAAATTGGGTTGCTCAACAGCCCAGAATTGTGGTTACTAAGTTTGACAGTTTTGGGAGTTGCCATCGCAGGGAAATACATTGGAACTTACGTAGCCGCCCGTGTTAGCGGGATAGAAAATCGGGAAGCTTCTGCACTAGGTTGGTTAATGAATACTCGCGGCTTAACCGAACTCATAGTACTTAACATTGGTCTTAGCCTTGGAGTTATATCACCTCTATTGTTTACCATGCTGGTGATTATGGCACTTGTGACAACATTCATGACATCGCCACTGCTTGAGATGACTTATCCTAAGAAGTTAATGATGTTAGATGTACTGGAGCCAGAATCAGAGGAAGTAACAAGCGATCGCGATACCACAACTGATGATATTTACCCCATCTCTTACCGAATTTTGGTACCCGTAGCAAATCCAGGCACCCAAAAAGGTTTGGTACAGTTGGCTGTTGCAATTGCAATGAATTCTCGACAATCTGCGGTTGTTCATCCCCTCAGTTTGATTCAACTGCAAGAAGACTACGCTTTTGAAAGTACTCCTGTAGAAGCAGAGAAGTTAATTACACAGCGCCGCTATCAACTAGAAGAATTGATTGAACGTTTAGAACCTTCCGCTTCACGGTCTTACGTACATCCCATTGTTCGCGTGTCAAATAATGTTGCTAGAGAAACTTCCCAAATCGCTTTACTAGAACAAGCCAACCTCATCTTAGTAGGATGGCATCGCCCAGCTTTTAGTAAGAATCGTTTGGGTGGACGAGTTGGTCAAATTCTTTTAACTGCGCCAGTTGATGTAGCCGTATTTGTCGATCGCGGAGAAGAACGCCTCGAACGTTTGTTAGTACCTTACTCAGCAAATATTCACGATGATTTAGCATTAGTACTTGCTCTGAGATTGTTGGTCAATAGCGATACGCGACGCTTACAAATTTTACAGGTGGTGGGAAATCAGCAAGTCAAAAACGAATTAAGTAATGAACTTCGCAATATCATGGAGCAATTGCCTCGTAGCGTGCGCGATCGCGTTGACATCAAAGTCGTTGAAATTGCAGAGCCGATTCAAGCTGTAGTCGCCGCCTCAGAAAGTGTTGACCTTACCATTGCAGGAACAAGCCGTGCTTGGGGGATCGAACGTCAAACGTTGGGAAGATATACAGATGAATTAGCCATTGAGTGTCGCTCATCGCTGCTGATCACCCGTCGTTACAATCAAGTCACTTCTCACCTCGGACCTATACTGGCAACAGAAGTGACCAGTGATCAGTGA
- a CDS encoding FHA domain-containing protein has protein sequence MSNNLQIQLTWDDPTTGERREPRLNAPIALGRDFAALPAELNGHRVARMLLNSSQVSRFHVLIDWEQSQLVVTDQNSTNGTVVNGQRQTRSVLASGDTVQIGPYIITVTLAVAGTPAPTPTVHSAIQFNPNTNLPDPSLPASPPATPLGSNFPPSVFQEEQVPVQALHATGLPVGESDYLAVGAGLGSYIWVDLLRMSGVRSENIVALGLEKEPYARYKRLCLNSQIPLHERLRSNSDSCPDNIWGWPSYALREAWHDFSQGKLDQSFRYLWQVFNEPTFAETYTPRAGNVFGSIDREAKRIGWDKIYRHGRIRAIRKTDDGRYCVAYSQGPGSHAFHVARHLHLATGYPAIQFLPDLQAYREKYQDFKSVVNAYEEHNHIYEQLEKKGGKVLLRGRGIVASRIMQRIYEARRSNRNITVLHLMRSPKPMGNKYEKAQRLVKNHYEYQPFNWPKACWGGELRALLEKASPDERKRLLADWGGTTTADRHDWQRITEEGLREGWYKIEFGEVEKVERDTQNRPVTYIQEKGFGQMTLEADFIVDATGLDAKVQVNPLLADLVKHYSLPLNHLGRLSVANNFEVVEMRHGKGQIYAAGAITLGGPYAAVDSFLGLQYACLCAVDGLAAARAPSIKRLNAVSSFSNWLKWVLNQSP, from the coding sequence ATGTCTAATAATTTACAAATTCAATTAACTTGGGACGATCCTACCACAGGGGAACGACGAGAACCGCGTTTAAATGCACCGATCGCTCTTGGTCGTGATTTTGCTGCCTTACCTGCCGAACTCAATGGACACCGTGTTGCTCGTATGCTGCTGAATAGCAGTCAAGTGTCTCGTTTCCATGTTTTGATTGATTGGGAACAAAGTCAGTTAGTGGTGACTGACCAAAATAGTACTAATGGCACTGTTGTGAACGGTCAACGTCAGACGCGCAGCGTTCTTGCCAGTGGCGATACCGTACAAATCGGTCCCTACATAATTACTGTGACCCTTGCTGTTGCTGGCACACCTGCACCGACTCCTACAGTTCACTCTGCTATCCAGTTCAACCCCAACACCAATCTTCCAGACCCAAGCCTACCTGCTTCCCCACCTGCAACACCATTGGGTAGCAATTTTCCACCATCCGTATTTCAGGAAGAACAAGTTCCCGTGCAAGCGCTACACGCAACGGGGTTACCAGTAGGTGAGAGCGATTATCTTGCAGTTGGGGCTGGGTTAGGTAGCTATATCTGGGTAGATTTACTGAGAATGTCTGGTGTTAGGAGTGAAAATATTGTGGCTTTGGGGTTGGAAAAAGAACCTTATGCCCGATACAAGCGCCTTTGCCTGAATTCCCAAATTCCTTTGCACGAACGTCTGCGTTCAAATTCCGATTCTTGTCCTGATAATATTTGGGGTTGGCCGAGTTATGCTTTACGAGAAGCATGGCATGACTTTTCTCAAGGGAAATTAGACCAATCTTTTCGGTATTTGTGGCAAGTTTTTAATGAGCCAACTTTTGCTGAAACTTATACACCCCGTGCGGGAAATGTCTTTGGTTCTATTGACAGGGAAGCGAAACGCATAGGCTGGGATAAGATTTACCGTCACGGACGGATACGGGCAATTCGGAAAACGGATGATGGTAGGTATTGTGTCGCTTACTCTCAAGGACCGGGAAGCCATGCTTTTCACGTGGCTCGTCATTTGCACTTGGCAACTGGTTATCCAGCGATTCAGTTTCTTCCCGACTTGCAAGCTTATCGTGAGAAGTATCAAGATTTTAAGTCTGTTGTCAATGCTTACGAAGAACACAACCACATTTACGAACAACTGGAAAAAAAAGGTGGGAAAGTCTTGCTGCGGGGACGGGGAATTGTGGCTTCCAGAATTATGCAGCGCATTTATGAAGCACGGCGGAGTAATCGCAATATTACAGTTTTACACTTGATGCGATCGCCCAAACCAATGGGCAATAAATATGAGAAAGCACAGCGTCTTGTCAAGAATCATTACGAATACCAACCGTTCAATTGGCCCAAAGCCTGTTGGGGTGGCGAACTCCGCGCCTTACTGGAAAAAGCCAGTCCCGACGAACGCAAACGCTTGCTAGCAGATTGGGGTGGAACTACCACAGCAGATCGTCATGACTGGCAACGTATTACTGAAGAAGGATTAAGAGAAGGTTGGTATAAAATTGAATTCGGTGAAGTGGAAAAAGTAGAACGGGATACTCAAAACCGTCCAGTCACCTACATTCAAGAAAAGGGTTTTGGGCAAATGACTTTAGAAGCCGACTTTATTGTTGATGCCACTGGGCTAGATGCCAAAGTACAAGTCAACCCCCTCTTAGCAGATTTGGTGAAACATTACAGCTTGCCGTTGAACCATCTGGGAAGGTTATCTGTGGCAAATAATTTTGAAGTTGTTGAAATGCGCCATGGGAAAGGTCAAATCTATGCGGCTGGGGCAATAACCTTAGGTGGTCCCTATGCAGCTGTTGATAGCTTCCTGGGATTGCAATATGCCTGTTTGTGTGCTGTTGATGGTCTTGCTGCTGCTCGTGCGCCTAGCATCAAGCGCTTAAATGCCGTGAGTTCTTTTAGCAATTGGCTAAAGTGGGTATTGAACCAGTCTCCGTAA
- a CDS encoding type II toxin-antitoxin system VapC family toxin, producing MTVLVDSNVILDIFTNDPNWFDWSALQLTTYASQDRLAINPIIYAEIAVGFPQEQELITALSEDLFERLPLPWDAAFLAGQSFLNYRRRGGARTSPLPDFYIGAHASIANFPLITRDVNRYRTYFPNVRLISPE from the coding sequence ATGACCGTCTTGGTAGACAGCAACGTTATTCTCGACATTTTTACCAACGATCCCAACTGGTTTGATTGGTCAGCCCTTCAACTGACAACCTATGCCAGTCAAGACCGACTTGCCATTAATCCCATTATCTATGCGGAGATTGCTGTCGGCTTTCCCCAAGAACAGGAACTCATAACTGCATTGTCAGAAGATCTATTTGAACGTCTCCCTTTACCTTGGGATGCAGCATTCCTAGCAGGTCAAAGTTTTCTTAACTACCGCCGTCGTGGTGGCGCAAGAACCTCCCCATTGCCTGATTTCTACATTGGTGCCCATGCTAGCATTGCTAATTTTCCTCTCATTACTCGTGATGTCAATCGCTATCGCACCTACTTTCCCAACGTTAGGCTGATTTCACCTGAATAG
- a CDS encoding FHA domain-containing protein has translation MNSLTLQWQDAGKDKTQKIYEQQQSKNQGTVRIGRDPVRCDIVLSHPTVSGLHVEIYFHSQQQGFFIRNLREQNPPLVDGQQLVQGTLRLNQGSSIYLGQQQLHVTAVYISSTSSVPETLLAPPKPQVANSQAVTPAARQGQYHPHQPTPPVRQQPAVQGHHHHLPTPPVQQGFYGLECPKCHKVSSSEHLQVGCPWCGTSLAAAMSVLVPPGV, from the coding sequence ATGAACTCACTCACTTTACAGTGGCAGGATGCAGGAAAAGACAAAACTCAGAAAATATACGAACAACAGCAAAGTAAAAATCAAGGTACTGTTCGTATTGGTCGCGATCCAGTTCGATGTGACATTGTACTGAGTCATCCCACTGTGTCAGGGTTGCACGTTGAAATTTACTTTCATTCACAACAGCAAGGCTTTTTTATTAGAAATTTGCGAGAACAGAATCCTCCACTTGTAGATGGACAACAACTGGTTCAAGGTACATTAAGACTGAATCAAGGCAGTAGTATTTATTTAGGGCAGCAACAACTCCACGTAACTGCTGTTTATATCTCCTCAACTAGCAGCGTTCCAGAAACACTTTTAGCCCCACCAAAACCACAGGTAGCAAATTCCCAAGCTGTTACACCAGCAGCAAGGCAAGGACAATATCACCCCCACCAACCTACGCCTCCTGTCAGACAGCAACCAGCAGTCCAAGGACATCACCATCATTTACCGACTCCACCTGTACAGCAGGGATTTTACGGTTTGGAATGTCCCAAATGTCATAAAGTTTCTTCCTCAGAACATTTACAAGTCGGTTGTCCTTGGTGCGGGACATCTTTAGCTGCAGCAATGAGCGTTTTAGTCCCACCGGGTGTTTAG
- a CDS encoding AbrB/MazE/SpoVT family DNA-binding domain-containing protein encodes MRITPDGQITIPPEIREALSISPDVELAFEIEGDRIYLKKIQPTDKILTWIDTMRGCAAGNLTTDQIMTLTRNDDNQ; translated from the coding sequence ATGCGAATTACACCTGACGGTCAGATTACCATCCCTCCTGAAATTCGAGAGGCGCTAAGCATTTCTCCTGACGTAGAATTAGCGTTTGAAATCGAAGGAGATCGCATTTATCTCAAGAAAATACAACCTACTGATAAAATCCTAACCTGGATTGACACCATGCGGGGTTGCGCGGCTGGAAATCTCACCACTGACCAAATCATGACCCTTACCCGCAACGACGATAATCAATGA